The segment GCCTGGGGTAATTTTGTCACAGTTGGAGATACAGACCATGGCATCTGCACAGTGCGCATTCACCATATATTCCACAGAATCAGCAATTAGCTCTCGGGAAGGTAAGGAATACAGCATACCGCCATGCCCCATCGCAATCCCGTCATCCACAGCAATAGTGTTAAACTCTTTCGCGACGCCGCCTGCTTGTTCTATTTGTTCTGCGACGAGTTTACCTAAATCACGTAAATGTACATGACCCGGAACAAACTGAGTAAATGAGTTTACAACGGCAATAATTGGCTTACCAAAATCATCATCGGTCATACCTGTCGCGCGCCATAATGCTCGCGCACCTGCCATATTACGGCCATGAGTGGTTGTTGCTGAACGGTACTTAGGCATATCTTAACTCCCGAGTTTTAAAACAGGCGGGGAACGACCGCCTGTAATTTATAGTATTTAATTATTGAGGGTTTACTGGATCTAACCAGCCCCATTTATCTTCTGTTGTACCGTTAAATAAACCAAAGAATGCTTGCTGAATTTTCTTCGTCACAGGACCACAACGACCGATACCAACTTGGATACCATCAACACTGCGAACTGGAGTGATTTCAGCAGCTGTTCCTGTCATAAAGACTTCATCCGCTAAGTACAGAGATTCACGAGACAGCGTTTGTTCACGCACTTCGATTCCCATATCTTTCGCCAATGTCAAAATGGCATCGCGGGTGATCCCCGGTAATGCTGATGAAGTAAACGGTGGGGTGTACAGAATGCCATCTTTCACTTCAAAGATATTCTCGCCTGCGCCTTCAGAAAGATAACCATGAACATCCAGCGCGATACCTTCTTGGTAACCATGACGACGCGCTTCGCTACCAACCAATAATGACGATAGGTAGTTACCACCTGCTTTTGCACCAGTAGGAATAGTATTTGGTGCAACACGATTCCATGAAGAGACCATTGCATCAATTCCTTGGTCTAAT is part of the Providencia zhijiangensis genome and harbors:
- a CDS encoding branched-chain amino acid transaminase is translated as MTKKADFIWFNGEMTPWADAKVHVMSHALHYGTSVFEGVRCYDSHKGPVVFRHREHMQRLHDSAKIYRMPVSYSVDELMEACRATLRKNNLVSAYIRPLVFIGDVGMGVNPPDGYSTDVILAAFPWGAYLGEEALDQGIDAMVSSWNRVAPNTIPTGAKAGGNYLSSLLVGSEARRHGYQEGIALDVHGYLSEGAGENIFEVKDGILYTPPFTSSALPGITRDAILTLAKDMGIEVREQTLSRESLYLADEVFMTGTAAEITPVRSVDGIQVGIGRCGPVTKKIQQAFFGLFNGTTEDKWGWLDPVNPQ